The DNA window GCCGCGTCATACGGTGGGCAAACGACCTCGCCGCTGTGAATATCCAGCACCACCGGCCGATAGACGCTGTCGACCTTGATCGGCGACTTGCCGGGAATAAACCAGGTCTTGCCCTTCTGTTGGCACCACGGCGTTGGCAGATCGCCGCTGGCGAGGCAAATGTCCACCCGCCGCAGCCGTTGGGGGAACGGGTGCTTCGGTTCCCGCAGGCCGGGGTAACTGGCGTTGACGCTGTCGATGATGTTGAAGAACAGCGGTGCGGCGGCCTCGGCGCCGACCAACGCATTGTTGCCGCGCCCGTCGAAATTGCCCTCCCACACCACCAGCACGTAAGGGCCGAAAATCCCGACGCTCCAGGCGTCGCGAAAGCCCCAGGAGGTGCCAGTCTTCCAGTACACCGGCAGCGATGAAGAACGCTGTGCCAGCGTATCGCCCGGCCGCCGGTGCTGGCGCAGCATATCCAGCGTGATGAAACTGGCCTCCTCGCTCAGCAGCCGCACCGGCGTCGATTCGACCTCGTTCAGCTGCATGCGAAGCGGCCGCAGCTCGCCGCGGTTCGCCAGCAGCGCGTACAGCTTCGCCAATTCCTGCGCCGTCACCTCACCACCGCCCAGCACCAGCGACAGCCCGTAGTGGCTCTCGCTGGCCATATTGGCCACGCCGGTCAGACGCAAAAACTGATAAAAGGTCGGCTGGCGTAGCTGCGAGGCGACATACACCGCCGGAATGTTGCGGCTGAAATTCAGCGCATCGGTGGCGGTCACCGGGCCGAGAAAGCGCCGGTCGAAGTTTTCCGGCGCATAGGCGCCGAACGACGAAGGCACGTCTTTCAGGATGGTCATCGGATGCAGCACGCCCTGCTCCATACCCAGCGCGTAGATGAATGGCTTCAGTGTCGATCCCGGCGAACGCTTGGCGTTGGTGCCGTTCACCTGCCCCTGGATTGGACGGTTGTAATAGTCCGCCGATCCCACCAGCGCGCGCACCCCCATATCGCGGCTGTCTACCAACAGCACCGCGGCGTTTTGAATGCCGCGGCTGCGGTTGCGGGCGATAAACGCGTTGACCTGCCGTTCGATCAGCCGCTGCAACCCGGCGTCCAGCGTGGTGTCGACGCGCGTATCGCGCTGCACCAGTTGCTGCGTCTGCTGGCGTAGCTGTTCGATAAAGTGCGGCGCGATATAGGGTACTTGCTCAGGCTGCCGCAGCGCCAGCGGCAGGCGGAACAGCGTTTGCTGGCTGGCGTCGGTGGGGTAAACCTGCCGCCAGCGCTGGAACAGACGGTTACGCGCCTGCGTCAACGCAGCGCCTAGCACGCCGGTTTTCGGCTCCAGACGGTAGCTGGGCGACTGCGGCAGCACCGCCAGCGTCAGCGCCTCCGGCAAGGTCAAATCCTTCGGCGACTTGGCGAAATAGATCAGGCTGGCGGCGCCGATGCTTTCGATGTTGCGGCCATAGGGGGCGTAATTCAGATAGGCTTCCAGGATATCGCGCTTGGAGTAACTGAGCTCCAGTTGCACCGCGTGCAGCACCTGCAGCACCTTGCCGCCCGGCGTACGGGTATTGAGATGCCAGCGCATGCGCGCCAGCTGCATGCTGATGGTCGACCCGCCCTGCATTTTGCCGCCGGCGACATAGCTGCGCCAGAAGCCGCGCATCAGGCTGACGGGGTTAAAGCCGGGGTTGTAGTAGAACCAGCGGTCTTCGTGCAGCAGCAGCCCGCGTACCGCCAGCGGTGACACCTGCTCCAGCGGGGTCCACAGCCGGTAGCGATCGTCGTTGGCCAGGGTGATGCGCAGCAGCGCGCCATGCCTGTCGTAATAGACGGAAGACTGCGGCAGCCCCTGCCACAGGGGCGGATGCGGCCACAGCCGAATCGCGGTCAACAGCAGCGCCAGTAAAAACGCCGCCATCAAGCCGTTTTGCAGCACGCGCCCAGTCAGGATCTTCATACGTTCTCATCACCCCGGTGCCAGACGCTGGCCTGGCGCCGGATCCGGCCTAGTCGTTGCCCGCCGGCACCACCACCAGCTTGCCGCCACCGGCCGACATGGCCTGCACTTCTCGGTCATACATGGCTTCGCCATAGGCCGGTGGAATAATAAAGCTGCCGGTATTGGTGGCCTTGATCTGATAGACGAACTCCTGCACCTCGGTGCCGGCGCTGCCGTAGATAATTACCCGATCTTCACGGATATCGCTGTAATCCGGCGCCCAGGTGGAGCCGGTAGCGGCCAGCGGCGACTGCCAACCGCCGCGATCGTCACTCTCCTCGCCGGCATCGGCCGGCTCCGGCGGCGTCTGCTGCACCACTTCGAACCCGCCCGGCAGCAGATCGACGATCGCCAGGTTGCTCTGCCCCTCTTTCGAGTTGGCGCGCACCTTCAGATGGACGTTGATCTTCTGCCCCAGCGTCACCTGCGTCACCGGTTTGCCCTGCTCGTCGGTGTAATCGCGGACGATCTCAATCCCGCGCGACAGCGCTTTTTGCGGCGCATTCAGATCGTAACCGGCCTGCGTCACCACATACCAGGCCGGCGCATTGCCGCCGTTGGTGAAGCGCACCGCGGTTGCATCGGCGTTGAACTGCCCCTGCACGAACAACCCCTGCAGCTCACTGATGCGCTGCGGCTCACCGCCGGTTTTGCCTACCTGCACGATGCCCAAGGCGTCCGCGTTGGCGGATTGCGCCGCCACCTGGGTC is part of the Serratia marcescens genome and encodes:
- the pbpC gene encoding penicillin-binding protein 1C, whose product is MKILTGRVLQNGLMAAFLLALLLTAIRLWPHPPLWQGLPQSSVYYDRHGALLRITLANDDRYRLWTPLEQVSPLAVRGLLLHEDRWFYYNPGFNPVSLMRGFWRSYVAGGKMQGGSTISMQLARMRWHLNTRTPGGKVLQVLHAVQLELSYSKRDILEAYLNYAPYGRNIESIGAASLIYFAKSPKDLTLPEALTLAVLPQSPSYRLEPKTGVLGAALTQARNRLFQRWRQVYPTDASQQTLFRLPLALRQPEQVPYIAPHFIEQLRQQTQQLVQRDTRVDTTLDAGLQRLIERQVNAFIARNRSRGIQNAAVLLVDSRDMGVRALVGSADYYNRPIQGQVNGTNAKRSPGSTLKPFIYALGMEQGVLHPMTILKDVPSSFGAYAPENFDRRFLGPVTATDALNFSRNIPAVYVASQLRQPTFYQFLRLTGVANMASESHYGLSLVLGGGEVTAQELAKLYALLANRGELRPLRMQLNEVESTPVRLLSEEASFITLDMLRQHRRPGDTLAQRSSSLPVYWKTGTSWGFRDAWSVGIFGPYVLVVWEGNFDGRGNNALVGAEAAAPLFFNIIDSVNASYPGLREPKHPFPQRLRRVDICLASGDLPTPWCQQKGKTWFIPGKSPIKVDSVYRPVVLDIHSGEVVCPPYDAAQTRTEIFEFWPSDLANVFAQAGLPKRTPPVNRCKDNGIAVGGNAPRITSPLKNTTYTLRQSQQGRDKIAFNAVTDADSKTVYWFVDDIYLGSSASKKPIDWRPINNGRYRIRAVDDRGRADTRLVTIEWVN